A section of the Stenotrophomonas acidaminiphila genome encodes:
- a CDS encoding UDP-N-acetylglucosamine diphosphorylase/glucosamine-1-phosphate N-acetyltransferase, producing the protein MSHPLHVIILAAGAGKRMKSALPKVLQPVAGRPMLAHVIETARQLQPAGIHVVHGHGGEAVRAAFAGQDDLAWAEQVQQLGTGHAVLQAMPAVPDTAQVLVLYGDVPLIRADTLRALLHDAPRLAVLVAELDDPGGYGRVVRDAEGKVAAIVEQKDANDEQKRIRTVNTGIITAESTALRRWLSGLSNANAQGEYYLTDVFAAAAAEYTPALLVHVADPQEAEGANDSWQLAQLERAWQLRAARALCEQGVRLLDPSRFDQRGTVKVGRDVQIDANVVLEGEVELGDGVTIGAFVRLKDVKLGAGTQVRPHCDLDGVVSDGAALIGPFARLRPGTVLADGVHVGNFVETKNATLGKGSKANHLTYLGDAVIGSGSNIGAGTITCNYDGVNKFQTRIGDRVFVGSNSSLVAPVTLGDGATIAAGSVVTRDAPEDRLTVARSRQQTIEGWKRPQKKA; encoded by the coding sequence ATGAGCCACCCGCTGCACGTCATCATCCTCGCCGCCGGCGCCGGCAAGCGCATGAAATCGGCCCTGCCCAAAGTGCTGCAACCGGTCGCGGGGCGGCCGATGCTCGCGCACGTGATCGAGACCGCGCGGCAGCTGCAGCCTGCCGGCATCCACGTGGTGCACGGCCACGGTGGCGAGGCCGTGCGCGCCGCCTTCGCCGGCCAGGACGACCTGGCCTGGGCGGAGCAGGTGCAGCAGCTGGGCACCGGCCACGCCGTGCTGCAGGCGATGCCGGCGGTACCGGATACCGCGCAGGTGCTGGTGCTGTACGGCGACGTGCCGCTGATCCGTGCCGATACCCTGCGCGCGCTGCTGCACGACGCGCCGCGGCTCGCGGTGCTGGTGGCCGAACTCGACGACCCGGGTGGTTACGGCCGCGTGGTGCGCGATGCCGAAGGCAAGGTCGCGGCCATCGTCGAACAGAAGGATGCCAACGACGAGCAGAAGCGCATCCGCACCGTGAACACCGGCATCATCACCGCCGAATCGACCGCGTTGCGGCGCTGGCTGTCGGGCCTGTCCAACGCCAACGCACAGGGCGAGTACTACCTGACCGATGTGTTCGCCGCGGCGGCCGCCGAGTACACCCCGGCGCTGCTGGTGCACGTGGCCGACCCGCAGGAAGCCGAGGGCGCCAATGATTCCTGGCAGCTGGCGCAGCTCGAGCGGGCCTGGCAGCTGCGCGCGGCGCGTGCGCTGTGCGAACAGGGCGTGCGCCTGCTCGATCCGTCGCGCTTCGACCAGCGCGGCACGGTCAAGGTCGGCCGCGACGTGCAGATCGACGCCAACGTGGTGCTGGAGGGCGAGGTCGAGCTGGGCGATGGCGTCACCATCGGCGCCTTCGTACGGCTGAAGGACGTCAAGCTCGGTGCCGGCACCCAGGTGCGGCCGCACTGCGACCTGGACGGCGTGGTCAGCGACGGCGCCGCGCTGATCGGCCCGTTCGCCCGGCTGCGCCCGGGCACGGTGCTGGCCGACGGCGTGCACGTGGGCAACTTCGTCGAGACCAAGAACGCGACGCTGGGCAAGGGCAGCAAGGCCAACCACCTCACCTACCTGGGCGATGCGGTGATCGGCAGCGGCAGCAACATCGGCGCCGGCACCATCACCTGCAACTACGATGGCGTGAACAAGTTCCAGACCCGTATCGGCGACCGCGTGTTCGTCGGCTCCAACAGCTCGCTGGTGGCGCCGGTGACGCTGGGCGACGGCGCCACCATCGCCGCCGGCTCGGTGGTCACCCGCGATGCGCCGGAGGACCGGCTGACGGTGGCGCGCAGCCGCCAGCAGACCATCGAAGGCTGGAAGCGCCCGCAGAAGAAGGCCTGA
- a CDS encoding F0F1 ATP synthase subunit beta has product MSQGKIVQIIGAVVDVEFPRSDVPKVYDALKVENTDITLEVQQQLGDGIVRAIALGSTDGLKRGLVANNTGRAISVPVGAGTLGRIMDVLGRPIDEAGPVAASDSWEIHRAAPSYEDQSSSTELLETGIKVIDLMCPFAKGGKVGLFGGAGVGKTVNMMELINNIAKAHSGLSVFAGVGERTREGNDFYHEMKDSNVLDKVAMVYGQMNEPPGNRLRVALTGLTMAEYFRDEKDANGKGKDVLLFVDNIYRYTLAGTEVSALLGRMPSAVGYQPTLAEEMGVLQERITSTKTGSITSIQAVYVPADDLTDPSPATTFAHLDSTVTLSRSIASLGIYPAVDPLDSTSRQMDPQVIGNEHYETAQRVQQTLQKYKELKDIIAILGMDELSEEDKQAVSRARKIERFFSQPFHVAEVFTGSPGKYVPLKETIRGFKAIVDGEYDHLPEQAFYMVGGIEEAVEKAKKMAEKA; this is encoded by the coding sequence ATGAGTCAGGGCAAGATCGTTCAGATCATCGGCGCCGTCGTCGACGTCGAATTCCCGCGCAGCGACGTGCCGAAGGTGTACGACGCGCTGAAGGTCGAGAACACCGACATCACCTTGGAAGTCCAGCAGCAGCTCGGCGACGGCATCGTCCGTGCCATTGCGCTGGGTTCCACCGATGGCCTGAAGCGTGGCCTGGTCGCCAACAACACCGGCCGCGCCATCTCGGTGCCGGTCGGCGCCGGCACCCTGGGCCGCATCATGGACGTGCTGGGTCGCCCGATCGACGAGGCCGGCCCGGTCGCCGCCTCCGATTCGTGGGAAATCCACCGCGCCGCGCCGTCGTACGAAGACCAGTCGTCCTCGACCGAGCTGCTGGAAACCGGCATCAAGGTCATCGACCTGATGTGCCCGTTCGCCAAGGGCGGCAAGGTCGGCCTGTTCGGCGGCGCCGGCGTCGGCAAGACCGTCAACATGATGGAGCTGATCAACAACATCGCCAAGGCGCACTCGGGTCTGTCCGTGTTCGCCGGCGTGGGCGAGCGTACCCGCGAGGGCAACGACTTCTACCACGAGATGAAGGACTCCAATGTCCTGGACAAGGTGGCGATGGTGTACGGCCAGATGAACGAGCCGCCGGGCAACCGCCTGCGCGTCGCCCTGACCGGCCTGACCATGGCCGAGTACTTCCGCGACGAGAAGGACGCCAACGGCAAGGGCAAGGACGTGCTGCTGTTCGTCGACAACATCTACCGCTACACGCTGGCCGGTACCGAAGTGTCCGCGCTGCTGGGCCGCATGCCGTCGGCGGTGGGTTACCAGCCGACCCTGGCCGAGGAAATGGGCGTCCTGCAGGAGCGCATCACCTCGACCAAGACCGGTTCGATCACCTCGATCCAGGCTGTGTACGTGCCCGCGGACGACCTGACCGACCCGTCGCCGGCCACCACCTTCGCCCACCTGGACTCGACCGTGACCCTGTCGCGCTCGATCGCCTCGCTGGGCATCTACCCGGCGGTGGACCCGCTGGATTCGACCTCGCGCCAGATGGACCCGCAGGTCATCGGCAACGAGCACTACGAAACCGCCCAGCGCGTCCAGCAGACCCTGCAGAAGTACAAGGAGCTGAAGGACATCATCGCCATCCTGGGCATGGACGAGCTGTCCGAGGAAGACAAGCAGGCCGTGTCGCGCGCGCGCAAGATCGAGCGCTTCTTCAGCCAGCCGTTCCACGTGGCCGAAGTGTTCACCGGCTCGCCGGGCAAGTACGTGCCGCTGAAGGAAACCATCCGTGGCTTCAAGGCCATCGTCGATGGCGAGTACGACCACCTGCCGGAGCAGGCGTTCTACATGGTCGGCGGCATCGAAGAAGCGGTCGAGAAGGCCAAGAAGATGGCCGAAAAGGCCTAA
- a CDS encoding dihydrolipoyl dehydrogenase, with protein sequence MANTIEVKVPDIGDYSNVPVIEILVAVGDTVAKDQGLVTLESDKATLEVPSTAAGVVREIKVKLDDKLSEGDVVVVLEAAGAAAAPAPAAPAATPAPAAQPAAAAAAAPAAVSAPAAPAPAASGGPVEIKVPDIGDYSGVPVIEILVAVGDTVKKDQGLVTLESDKATLEVPSTAAGVVREIKVKLGDKLSEGDVVVVLDAQGATPAAGAGNVAPGSKPPVTPSHRAPDPAVAARALPSTGRAADIECRMVVLGAGPGGYTAAFRSADLGMDTVLVERYASLGGVCLNVGCIPSKALLHAAEIIDHAAHAEELGIAFGKPKITLDKLREYKEKVVGQLTKGLAGMARQRKVRTVQGVAKFVSANELEITGDDGKTQLLRFEQCIIAAGSQAVKLPNFPWDDKRVMDSTDALELADVPKSLLVVGGGIIGLEMATVYGALGAQVTVVEFMDQLMPGADKDLVKPLAERLKKQGIEVHLKTKASGVTADRKGITVTFEAATEGEKPAMQSGTFDRVLVAVGRAPNGKKIDADKAGVEVTDRGFIPVDRQMRTNVPHIFAIGDIVGNPMLAHKATHEGKLAAEVAFGEKKEWVARVIPSVAYTNPEIAWVGVTETEAKAKGLKVGVAKFPWAASGRAIGIGRTEGFTKLIFDEETHRVIGGAIVGVHAGELLAEIGLAIEMGAEAEDIGHTIHAHPTLSESVAMASEIYDGTITDLYLPKKK encoded by the coding sequence ATGGCGAACACGATTGAAGTCAAAGTCCCCGATATCGGCGATTACAGCAACGTGCCGGTGATCGAGATCCTGGTGGCCGTGGGCGACACGGTGGCCAAGGACCAGGGCCTGGTGACGCTGGAATCGGACAAGGCGACGCTGGAAGTGCCGTCCACCGCCGCCGGCGTGGTCAGGGAGATCAAGGTCAAGCTCGACGACAAGCTGTCCGAGGGCGATGTGGTGGTGGTGCTGGAAGCCGCAGGCGCGGCCGCCGCACCTGCGCCTGCCGCCCCCGCCGCGACGCCGGCTCCCGCCGCGCAGCCAGCCGCCGCGGCTGCGGCCGCGCCGGCGGCGGTGAGCGCGCCGGCGGCTCCGGCCCCGGCCGCAAGCGGTGGCCCGGTCGAGATCAAGGTGCCGGACATCGGCGACTACAGCGGCGTGCCGGTGATCGAGATCCTGGTGGCCGTGGGCGACACGGTGAAGAAGGACCAGGGGCTGGTGACGCTGGAATCGGACAAGGCCACGCTGGAAGTGCCGTCCACCGCCGCCGGCGTGGTCAGGGAGATCAAGGTCAAGCTCGGCGACAAGTTGTCCGAGGGCGACGTGGTGGTGGTGCTGGACGCGCAGGGCGCCACGCCCGCGGCGGGCGCCGGCAACGTGGCGCCGGGCAGCAAGCCGCCGGTGACCCCGTCGCACCGCGCACCGGACCCGGCCGTGGCCGCGCGGGCGCTGCCGTCGACCGGCCGCGCCGCCGACATCGAGTGCCGCATGGTGGTGCTGGGCGCCGGCCCGGGCGGCTATACCGCCGCGTTCCGTTCGGCCGACCTGGGCATGGACACGGTGCTGGTCGAGCGCTACGCCAGCCTCGGCGGCGTCTGCCTCAACGTCGGCTGCATTCCGTCCAAGGCGCTGCTGCATGCGGCCGAGATCATCGACCATGCCGCGCATGCCGAAGAACTGGGCATCGCCTTCGGCAAGCCGAAGATCACCCTGGACAAGCTGCGCGAGTACAAGGAAAAGGTAGTCGGCCAGCTGACCAAGGGCCTGGCCGGCATGGCCAGGCAGCGCAAGGTGCGCACCGTGCAGGGCGTGGCGAAATTCGTTTCGGCCAACGAACTGGAGATCACCGGCGACGACGGCAAGACCCAGCTGCTGCGCTTCGAGCAGTGCATCATCGCCGCCGGCTCGCAGGCGGTGAAGCTGCCGAACTTCCCGTGGGACGACAAGCGCGTGATGGACTCCACCGACGCGCTGGAACTGGCCGACGTGCCGAAGTCGCTGCTGGTCGTGGGCGGGGGCATCATCGGCCTGGAAATGGCCACCGTGTACGGCGCGCTGGGTGCCCAGGTCACCGTGGTCGAGTTCATGGACCAGCTGATGCCGGGCGCCGACAAGGACCTGGTCAAGCCGCTGGCCGAGCGCCTGAAGAAGCAGGGCATCGAAGTGCACCTGAAGACCAAGGCCTCGGGCGTCACCGCCGACAGGAAGGGCATCACCGTGACCTTCGAGGCCGCCACCGAGGGCGAGAAGCCGGCGATGCAAAGCGGCACCTTCGACCGCGTGCTGGTGGCCGTGGGTCGCGCGCCGAACGGCAAGAAGATCGATGCCGACAAGGCCGGCGTGGAGGTGACCGACCGCGGCTTCATCCCGGTCGACCGGCAGATGCGCACCAACGTCCCGCACATCTTCGCCATCGGCGACATCGTCGGTAACCCGATGCTGGCGCACAAGGCCACGCACGAGGGCAAGCTGGCCGCGGAAGTCGCATTCGGCGAGAAGAAGGAGTGGGTGGCGCGGGTGATCCCGTCGGTGGCCTACACCAACCCGGAGATCGCCTGGGTCGGCGTCACCGAGACCGAGGCCAAGGCCAAGGGGCTGAAGGTCGGCGTGGCCAAGTTCCCGTGGGCGGCCAGCGGCCGCGCCATCGGCATCGGCCGCACCGAGGGCTTCACCAAGCTGATCTTCGACGAAGAGACCCATCGTGTGATCGGCGGTGCCATCGTCGGTGTGCATGCCGGTGAGTTGCTGGCCGAAATCGGCCTGGCCATCGAGATGGGTGCCGAGGCCGAGGACATCGGCCACACCATCCACGCCCACCCGACGCTGAGCGAATCGGTGGCGATGGCTTCGGAGATCTACGACGGCACCATCACCGACCTGTACCTCCCGAAGAAGAAGTGA
- a CDS encoding F0F1 ATP synthase subunit C (produces ATP from ADP in the presence of a proton gradient across the membrane; subunit C is part of the membrane proton channel F0), whose amino-acid sequence MYFAVLTNLAQVQSSTALAVGIMIGLAALGAGLGLAIMAGKFLESAARQPELIPVLQVRMFITAGLIDAAFIISVAVGLLLAFANPLAAALLAEAAKLAG is encoded by the coding sequence ATGTACTTCGCCGTCCTGACCAATCTCGCCCAAGTTCAGAGCTCCACCGCCCTTGCCGTCGGCATCATGATCGGCCTGGCCGCGCTGGGCGCCGGTCTGGGTCTGGCCATCATGGCTGGTAAGTTCCTGGAATCGGCTGCCCGCCAGCCGGAACTGATCCCGGTCCTGCAGGTCCGCATGTTCATCACCGCCGGCCTGATCGACGCCGCGTTCATCATCTCGGTCGCCGTCGGCCTGCTGCTGGCCTTCGCCAACCCGCTGGCCGCTGCCCTGCTGGCCGAAGCCGCCAAGCTGGCGGGCTGA
- a CDS encoding F0F1 ATP synthase subunit alpha: MATTLNPSEISELIKNRIEKVALSAESRNEGTVTSVSDGIVRIYGLADVMQGEMIELPNNTYALALNLERDSVGAVVLGDYEHLREGDVAKTTGRILEVPVGPEMLGRVVNALGEPIDGKGPLGTSLTAPVERVAPGVIWRKSVDQPVQTGYKSVDSMIPIGRGQRELIIGDRQTGKTAMAIDAVINQKGTGIKCVYVAIGQKASTVANIVRKLEENGALAHTVVVAATASESAAMQYISAYAGCTMGEYFMDRGEDALIVYDDLSKQAVAYRQISLLLKRPPGREAYPGDVFYLHSRLLERAARVSEEYVEKFTEGKVTGKTGSLTALPIIETQAGDVSAFVPTNVISITDGQIFLETDLFNAGIRPAVNAGISVSRVGGSAQTKIIKKLSGGIRISLAQYRELAAFAQFASDLDEATRKQLERGQRVTELMKQKQYAPMSIANQALSIYAVNEGYLDDVPVNKLLAFEEGLHAHFANTAGELTAKINATGAWNDEIEAAFKKGISEFKTTGSW, from the coding sequence ATGGCTACCACGCTCAACCCCTCCGAAATCAGCGAACTGATCAAGAACCGCATCGAGAAGGTCGCGCTGTCCGCGGAATCGCGCAACGAAGGCACCGTGACCTCGGTGTCCGACGGCATCGTGCGCATCTACGGCCTGGCCGACGTGATGCAGGGCGAAATGATCGAGCTGCCGAACAACACCTACGCGCTGGCGCTGAACCTGGAGCGCGACTCGGTCGGCGCCGTGGTGCTGGGCGACTACGAGCACCTGCGCGAAGGCGACGTGGCCAAGACCACCGGCCGCATCCTGGAAGTGCCGGTGGGTCCGGAAATGCTCGGCCGCGTGGTCAACGCGCTGGGCGAGCCGATCGACGGCAAGGGCCCGCTGGGCACCTCGCTGACCGCTCCGGTGGAGCGCGTTGCCCCGGGCGTGATCTGGCGCAAGTCCGTCGACCAGCCGGTGCAGACCGGCTACAAGTCGGTCGACTCGATGATCCCGATCGGCCGTGGCCAGCGCGAGCTGATCATCGGTGACCGCCAGACCGGCAAGACCGCCATGGCGATCGACGCGGTGATCAACCAGAAGGGCACCGGCATCAAGTGCGTGTACGTCGCGATCGGCCAGAAGGCCTCGACCGTGGCCAACATCGTGCGCAAGCTGGAAGAGAACGGCGCGCTGGCCCACACCGTGGTCGTGGCCGCCACCGCTTCCGAGTCGGCCGCGATGCAGTACATCAGCGCCTACGCCGGCTGCACCATGGGCGAGTACTTCATGGATCGCGGCGAAGACGCGCTGATCGTGTACGACGACCTGTCCAAGCAGGCCGTGGCCTACCGCCAGATCTCGCTGCTGCTGAAGCGTCCGCCGGGCCGCGAAGCCTACCCGGGCGACGTGTTCTACCTGCACTCGCGCCTGCTGGAACGCGCAGCCCGCGTGTCCGAGGAGTACGTCGAGAAGTTCACCGAGGGCAAGGTCACCGGCAAGACCGGTTCGCTGACCGCGCTGCCGATCATCGAGACCCAGGCCGGCGACGTGTCCGCGTTCGTCCCGACCAACGTGATCTCGATCACCGACGGCCAGATCTTCCTGGAAACCGACCTGTTCAACGCCGGCATCCGCCCGGCCGTGAACGCCGGTATCTCGGTGTCGCGCGTTGGTGGCTCGGCCCAGACCAAGATCATCAAGAAGCTGTCCGGCGGCATCCGCATCTCGCTGGCCCAGTACCGTGAGCTGGCGGCGTTCGCGCAGTTCGCCTCGGACCTGGACGAAGCCACCCGCAAGCAGCTGGAGCGTGGCCAGCGCGTCACCGAGCTGATGAAGCAGAAGCAGTACGCGCCGATGTCCATCGCCAACCAGGCGCTGTCGATCTACGCCGTCAACGAGGGTTACCTGGACGACGTGCCGGTCAACAAGCTGCTGGCGTTCGAAGAGGGCCTGCACGCCCACTTCGCCAACACCGCCGGCGAGCTGACCGCCAAGATCAACGCCACCGGCGCCTGGAACGACGAGATCGAAGCCGCCTTCAAGAAGGGCATCTCCGAGTTCAAGACCACCGGCAGCTGGTAA
- a CDS encoding F0F1 ATP synthase subunit A (Produces ATP from ADP in the presence of a proton gradient across the membrane. Subunit A is part of the membrane proton channel F0): protein MAGEALTPTTYIQHHLQNLTAKVGDGGSFWTIHVDTVVTAVLMGLLMVFAFWMATRKATAGVPGKWQAFVEICLEFVDRQAKDTYHGKSKLVTPIAITIFFWILLMNLIKMIPADFIAKPLEWAGVHYWKPVPTADVNATLGMSISVFFLMVFFSLSSKGLVGFVKEFLTAPFGKWMMPFNLILNIVEWLSKPISLAMRLFGNMFGGEIVFLLIWVLGGAGLFGAVAGGVFGLGWMLFHLLVIPLQAFIFMMLSIVYLSLSEDSH from the coding sequence ATGGCGGGCGAGGCTCTAACCCCTACCACCTATATCCAGCATCACCTGCAGAACCTGACCGCCAAGGTCGGGGACGGCGGCAGCTTCTGGACCATCCACGTCGATACCGTCGTCACCGCGGTGCTGATGGGCCTGCTGATGGTGTTCGCCTTCTGGATGGCCACCCGCAAGGCCACCGCTGGCGTGCCGGGCAAGTGGCAGGCGTTCGTTGAAATCTGCCTGGAGTTCGTCGACCGCCAGGCCAAGGACACCTACCACGGCAAGAGCAAGCTGGTGACGCCGATCGCGATCACCATCTTCTTCTGGATCCTGTTGATGAACCTCATCAAGATGATCCCGGCCGACTTCATCGCCAAGCCGCTGGAATGGGCGGGCGTCCACTACTGGAAGCCGGTGCCGACCGCCGACGTCAATGCCACCTTGGGCATGTCGATCAGCGTGTTCTTCCTGATGGTCTTCTTCTCGCTCAGTTCCAAGGGCCTGGTCGGCTTCGTCAAGGAGTTCCTGACCGCCCCGTTCGGCAAGTGGATGATGCCGTTCAACCTGATCCTCAACATCGTCGAGTGGCTGAGCAAGCCGATCTCCCTGGCGATGCGACTGTTCGGCAACATGTTCGGCGGCGAGATCGTCTTCCTGCTGATCTGGGTGCTGGGCGGCGCCGGCTTGTTCGGTGCTGTTGCCGGTGGCGTATTCGGCCTGGGCTGGATGCTGTTCCACCTGCTGGTGATTCCGCTGCAGGCCTTCATTTTCATGATGCTGTCGATCGTGTACCTGAGCCTGTCGGAAGACAGCCACTAA
- a CDS encoding F0F1 ATP synthase subunit gamma (Produces ATP from ADP in the presence of a proton gradient across the membrane. The gamma chain is a regulatory subunit) → MASGREIKTKIKSVQNTRKVTRALEMVSASKIRKAQDRMKTSRPYAQAMKQVIGHLAQASTDFQHPFLVERDNVKRVGYIVISSDRGLAGGLNNNLFRKAVAEMRGWQEKGAEIDMVTIGQKASVFFRRVNVNMVGSVTHIGDQPKLETLIGVIKVMLDAFTEGKVDRVYLVYNRFINTMTQKASFDQLLPLPASDTQVASHDWDYLYEPDAATVLEHVITRYIESLVYQAVLENVASEHAARMVAMKAASDNANKLIGTLQLVYNKARQAAITQEISEIVGGAAAV, encoded by the coding sequence ATGGCAAGCGGACGCGAAATCAAAACCAAGATCAAGAGCGTGCAGAACACCCGCAAGGTGACGCGCGCGCTCGAGATGGTCTCCGCCTCCAAGATCCGCAAGGCGCAGGATCGGATGAAGACCTCGCGTCCGTACGCGCAGGCGATGAAGCAGGTGATCGGCCACCTGGCCCAGGCCAGCACCGACTTCCAGCATCCGTTCCTGGTCGAGCGCGACAACGTCAAGCGCGTGGGTTACATCGTGATCTCCTCCGATCGCGGCCTGGCCGGCGGCCTGAACAACAACCTGTTCCGCAAGGCCGTGGCCGAAATGCGCGGCTGGCAGGAAAAGGGCGCCGAGATCGACATGGTGACCATCGGCCAGAAGGCCAGCGTGTTCTTCCGCCGGGTCAACGTGAACATGGTCGGCAGCGTCACCCACATCGGCGACCAGCCGAAGCTGGAGACGCTGATCGGCGTGATCAAGGTGATGCTCGACGCCTTCACCGAAGGCAAGGTCGATCGCGTGTACCTGGTCTACAACCGCTTCATCAACACGATGACGCAGAAGGCGTCCTTCGACCAGCTGCTGCCGTTGCCGGCCAGCGACACGCAGGTCGCCTCGCACGACTGGGACTACCTGTACGAACCCGATGCCGCGACCGTGCTCGAGCACGTGATCACGCGCTACATCGAGTCGCTGGTGTACCAGGCCGTGCTGGAGAACGTTGCTTCCGAGCACGCGGCACGCATGGTGGCGATGAAGGCGGCAAGCGACAACGCGAACAAGCTGATCGGAACCCTGCAGCTGGTCTACAACAAGGCCCGCCAGGCAGCGATCACCCAGGAAATCTCCGAAATCGTCGGCGGCGCGGCAGCAGTCTGA
- a CDS encoding F0F1 ATP synthase subunit delta has translation MSQALTLARPYARAAFAIAREEGKFAPWSEALAFSARVAADPRVSALLSNPELARGDAVALLAPEAAGETYGRFLNLLAESHRLQQLPEIAGLFDQLRAEAENVVKATVTSAAALSADELEKIKLALRRRFGRDVEVSTAVDASLIGGAVIDAGDVVIDGSLKGKLSRLQTALAN, from the coding sequence ATGAGCCAGGCCCTCACGCTTGCCCGCCCGTATGCCCGCGCCGCGTTCGCGATTGCGCGCGAGGAAGGCAAGTTCGCGCCGTGGTCCGAAGCGCTTGCGTTCTCCGCCCGCGTTGCCGCCGATCCGCGCGTGTCGGCCCTGCTGTCCAATCCGGAGCTGGCCCGCGGCGACGCCGTGGCCCTGTTGGCCCCGGAAGCGGCGGGCGAAACCTACGGCCGCTTCCTGAACCTGCTGGCCGAATCGCACCGCCTGCAGCAGCTGCCGGAGATCGCCGGCCTGTTCGACCAGCTGCGCGCCGAAGCCGAGAACGTGGTCAAGGCCACCGTCACCTCGGCGGCCGCGCTGTCGGCCGACGAGCTGGAAAAGATCAAGCTCGCGCTGCGTCGCCGCTTCGGCCGCGACGTCGAGGTGTCGACCGCGGTGGACGCTTCGCTGATCGGCGGCGCCGTGATCGATGCCGGCGACGTGGTCATCGATGGTTCGCTCAAGGGCAAGCTGTCGCGCCTGCAGACCGCGCTCGCAAACTGA
- a CDS encoding F0F1 ATP synthase subunit B, with product MNINLTLFAQALAFAALIWIIATKIWPPLMKAIEERQQKIAEGLAAADRSQKDLAQAEVKVNEALKEARGKANEIIDQAHARANQIVEAAKNEAIAEANRQKELAQAEIDAAANRAREDLRKQVSVLAVTGAEKLLKREIDANAHKALLDELAAEI from the coding sequence ATGAATATCAATCTCACCCTCTTTGCACAGGCACTGGCCTTTGCCGCGCTGATCTGGATCATCGCGACCAAGATCTGGCCGCCGCTGATGAAGGCCATCGAAGAGCGCCAGCAGAAGATCGCCGAAGGCCTCGCCGCGGCCGATCGCAGCCAGAAAGACCTGGCCCAGGCGGAAGTGAAGGTCAACGAGGCGCTGAAGGAAGCCCGTGGCAAGGCCAACGAGATCATCGACCAGGCCCATGCCCGCGCCAACCAGATCGTCGAGGCCGCCAAGAACGAAGCCATCGCCGAAGCCAACCGCCAGAAAGAACTGGCCCAGGCTGAAATCGACGCCGCCGCCAACCGCGCCCGCGAAGACCTGCGCAAGCAGGTGTCCGTGCTGGCCGTGACCGGTGCCGAGAAGCTGCTCAAGCGCGAAATCGACGCCAACGCCCACAAGGCGCTGCTCGACGAGCTGGCCGCGGAGATCTGA
- a CDS encoding F0F1 ATP synthase subunit epsilon translates to MSTIRCDIVSAEQQIFSGEATLVVATGELGELGIAPKHAPLITRLKPGKVVVTTAAGEHLDFAISGGILEVQPQVVTVLADTAIRATDIDEAAVRKAKEEAERVLANRGEAMELAEAQQRLAEVTAQLQALERLRRNLKH, encoded by the coding sequence ATGAGCACCATCCGTTGCGACATTGTCAGTGCCGAGCAGCAGATCTTCAGCGGCGAAGCGACCCTGGTCGTGGCCACCGGTGAGCTGGGCGAGCTGGGCATCGCGCCCAAGCATGCGCCGCTGATCACCCGCCTGAAGCCGGGCAAGGTCGTGGTCACCACCGCCGCCGGCGAGCACCTGGACTTCGCCATCTCCGGCGGCATCCTGGAAGTGCAGCCGCAGGTCGTGACCGTGCTGGCCGACACCGCCATCCGCGCTACCGACATCGACGAGGCGGCGGTGCGCAAGGCCAAGGAAGAAGCCGAGCGCGTGCTGGCCAACCGTGGCGAAGCCATGGAGCTGGCCGAGGCGCAGCAGCGCCTGGCCGAAGTCACCGCGCAGCTGCAGGCGCTGGAGCGCCTGCGCCGCAACCTCAAGCACTGA